The following are encoded in a window of Corynebacterium marinum DSM 44953 genomic DNA:
- the groES gene encoding co-chaperone GroES, with protein MANVNIKPLEDKVLVQIVEAETTTASGLVIPDSAKEKPQEATVIAVGPGRTDEKGERVAVDVKEGDTVIFSKYGGTELKYNGEEYLLLSARDLLAIVEK; from the coding sequence GTGGCAAACGTCAACATCAAGCCGCTCGAGGACAAGGTTCTGGTTCAGATCGTCGAGGCCGAGACCACCACCGCTTCCGGCCTGGTCATCCCGGACTCCGCCAAGGAGAAGCCGCAGGAGGCCACCGTCATCGCTGTGGGCCCGGGCCGCACCGACGAGAAGGGCGAGCGCGTCGCTGTCGACGTCAAGGAGGGCGACACCGTCATCTTCTCCAAGTACGGCGGCACCGAGCTGAAGTACAACGGCGAAGAGTACCTTCTCCTGTCCGCTCGTGACCTGCTCGCGATCGTCGAAAAGTAA